The sequence TActtcttctactagtttagggttgtgtgatacgtgtaattgtcacattaaatctttacacaagtagtaaatcgcaagagATGATAAagggattttgttaagcaattgtgtgtaaagataacactagtaagcagaccgagcttatgcgtctgatgctGGAATCAATCTGATTCGTAGAGTGTAAACCATTCGACTAACTTACACCTTAAGAGAttattcttggtgggttggttggatagaatctggtagtcgagcgcttccgtatccagtaaCAATAGGAATccgggggatagcagagcttattgctattctacggttggtaacaatatatgttcaacaagaaataaatttgcATTTAATTAGGCTTCGGTTCAGTGACGACGAATGATTCCCTAATCATCTTTATCCTTATTAATTTAGACCAAGTTTATTATTTTCGTTTTATTAGTTACTTTGATTAATATCTAAAAACCCACCTTTCGGTTACTTTTAACAACtagaaactccctgctcttcgtgggaacgaattccttgccattatattaccagttaattgtgtggaaagaagTAATTAATTTGTTGCGTAAACGACGCGCACCATTAATCAAACGAAtctagatgagttttggtactaaaatatgacaaccaaacttgacataccaatgctttgtgggctcaaccgagctatgctctaacagaatatcTGCATTGAAGTATGGGAAGAAAGTTCATATTTGTTGCAGTTGCAAATTCAGCGATGGTTGCAACCATCATTCTTGGGATTCAAATTTAGTAATTGTAGGATATTATATATATCAGGTTGTAATTTACATAATATAGTCGGACTAAAAAAAGATGTAGTAAGAAACAAACTAACAACAACATATACAAGAGAAGTTAGTCACTGTGGAAACCGACGGAGTTGCAGGGATAATTTTTCCattggttttgatttttggtcAAAACAACAAAACAAATCTTCAAACATGCCAAATTACATTGCATTTTGCAACCACTCCAAAAATTCATCCTCTGTCATGTTCTCGTCCATGTTAGATGGAACGCCACCAGCCCGTTTTTGTCTTGAACCACCATTTCCCTTTGTTAATCCATGCTCAGATAATGTTACGTTAATGTTTACATGGAAGCTTCGCCTGTAAGTGTTGACTGGACATATCATCCCCTGTAAAAAAGAAGATTTGGTATATGAAAATATAACACGCATACCATACGTGACTTATATGAAATCATGAGAAGTAATATTATCACTCagtacttttttttcttctttttctataTTTTTTATAGACAAACAATTACGGTTGGATCAGAGAAATTCTGCTCGATATGCCATGACAGAAAAATTACGGTTGGGTTTTCTAAATAGTCAAGCCAACCATAAGTAAATTACGGTTAGAaccaaatatcaaaaccaaatcGTAAAACAAAAATTACTTGAAAAAAAATTGGTCTTCCAGAATTATTTATGGTCAGGTTTGGTCTCAATGATATCACTCTAAACCAACCGTAAGAAGATTACGATTATGAAATCCAACCGTAATATCAtatataaatctaaaaaaaatcaaaattacggTTGGGAAATGAAGAACACCCAACCGTAATTTTATATGCAATTCTAATTTTTAATGGAGTTGGATGAACCTTTTTTTTCCAGATACTTTATGGAATTTAAACAATTGACTCGTACAAAACTTTGGctgcactacaccaaattttgggattagaaacagaaaaaaccgttacgaatcggggttgtaacGGCGCTCACCTGTTTCAAAAGGGCGTATTACAATTTTTTCGAAACGATAATGGAGCCGTTACAAATTTTGGATTGCAACGGCGTTAGTAACAGCTGAAGGTTGTTACGAAATGACACGTGTAACAGCTGCTGGCCTTTACGAAATTTTCGTAACCACGTGGTCGTAACATCTCTAAGCCGTTATGAATTTTTTTCGTTATGAATTTTTTTCGTAACAGAAAAAAAATGACTGCCAGTCAACCTTGACCAGGTCAAAATTAGTCAATAATGatcaattttgaccaggtcaatatgACTGGAAGTTCAGTTTCTGCTGAAAATAAGCCGGAATTCCAAAAGATTTTCCAAAATAATTACCGGGAAGAGCCTTTCATTCAATCCACATAAATTATATTACACAGTGGACAACCTTTCAACAACTACTTAAGAAAATTCCTAAGTTTTGTGGAATACAACATCCGCTTAGAAACTTAAAGAGGATTCCTAAGTTATGTGCAGCACAAATCTCATACAACAATTGTTTACAACTATGAGCATATAAGAATAAAACAAAACAAGCACGGAACTCACATAACAATCTATGCCTTCTCTTGCTTAATGTTTTGCTCTTGCTTAATAACTTCCAGCATTGGTCTGAGTAACTGAAAGGGACCAGACTTCTCTATAATCTTGAACCTGCAAAGATTCATAGTTACACATTTCAGATGGAACATTATTTAACTGAACGTCTTTGCATTTTATAAGTTTTAAGTTGAAATTAAAATGCATCGTGAACCCATATAGTCATGAATTAGGCTTGACTTATGAGTTATGGGATCATAAAATTAGATACAATTACTTCAATAATGATTTATCAAGGAGACTAAAATTAAAGAGAGCTACCTCTGCAAGCTTATAAATTGATATTAATTTACATAACAATTCATCTTAAGCACATATAAGTGAAGTCAGAAAAACAGAACAATTCAACCGAAACTGACCTAAACAGAACATTACAAACTGATCTAACTCTTAATTACAACCTATAAATATCGTGCTATAACACTTAATGTCAAACTGGAACCGTTGGAGAAATCTCTAAAAATTAACGGTAGAAGCCTAAGGCTAACTCAAGATGTAAACATGTCAACCCGCCGAAATCGCAACTGCCAAAGGTGCAGAACAACAATCTCTAAAATTGGTGTATATCACAACGTATGAAAACAGAGTGGGGAACTTAACACCGCATTTTATAAGCTTTAAGTTGAAATAAAAATGCATTGTGAACCCATATAGTCATGAATTAGGCTTGACTTACGAGTTATGGGATCATAAAATTAGATACAATTACTTCAATAATGATTTATCAAGAAGACTAAAATTAAAGAGAGCTACCTCTGCAAGCTTATAAATTGATACTAATTTACATAACAATTCATCTTAAGCACATAGAAGTGAAGTCAGAAAAACAGAATAATTCAACCGAAACCGACCTAAACAGAACATTACAAACTGATCTAACTCTTAATTACAACCTATAAATATCGTGTTGTAGCAGTTAATGTCAAACTGGAACCGTTGGAGAAATCTCTAAAAATTAATAGTATAAGCCTAAGGCTAACTCAAGATGTAAACATGTCAACTCGGCGAAAATGCAACTGCCATAGGTGCAGAACAACAATCTCTAAAACTGGTACATATCACAACGTATAAAAATAGAGTGGAACACTTAACACCGCATTTCCATCGTCATTCAGAGTTGTACTTTTCAAAGGAAGGAAACTTAATCCCAATCAAAACCTATAGTGCCCTAAAAACAGGCCAAAATGTCACCTGCCATCGTGTTTAAATTCTTTAGTGATGCTGTTCATTTCACTTCAACAAATTTTCATATAAAATCTAAGATTTATAGTGACACGTAAAATCCCAAAATATATAATTCCAAAACCTTAAATAATTCTAACCCTATCATGAACCAATAGTATGAGATATTAAATTAAATTGGTTTTTCAGCAACGTAACTGCTCCGAAGATGAGCCCTATAACCTATTAACTAGAACTGAATTAGCTGTACAAGATAGTAGAAGATTGCAAATGAATCATCAGATTATAATTTACTGCTGCAATGGTAGGAGGTGTAATTAGTTCTTCCCCAATCAGATGAAGAAAACCCTTTAGTTTGGCCAAGAATGTTACGTTTCTGATCTTCCCAGTAATAGACATGTGTCGTACAATCTGCATTAGGATACTAAGAATTTcgtgaaatgaaaaagaaaaagaattgtaTTACTGTCTATAATAATACATTATATATACTTACAGGTTGATTGTTTGTAAATTCATTATCATTGATGCTCTTTGTTGACTGAAAATGGATAGCTTCTTGGTCTTGATCTTGTTTGTCTGCTGATATGAGAAGGTGGGATTCCTGAGTAGCATCCAAATCTTGGTTGGGTTCATTTTGGACTGCTAGAGTTTCTTTTGACGCCTGTAGTGCTTTATACTCATCTGACGATGAATGCAAAAGGTGGTAAGTGTGCATCCAAATGTAGAAACCACCAAGCTGTTGAAAAACAATAATCAAATGCTTTTGAATGTATTGTAATCTATGGTCTCTATTGTGTATACTTACTGCTATGGAGAAAGATACGTATGAGAGACCAAGGGATTTGCAAGTAGAAACGTTAGGCCTATATTTATTGGCATAAACCACATGCAATGCATTTCATCAGATCTATCTACCATATCTTAGGATTTATGGTAAACCTATTCAGTAGATGTTGTTTAATAAGCTTTAACTTAATAGGTTTACCATGAAATGATGTCTTGAAGTGTAACAGTTTTCGAGAGACTTGCAAACACCAGAGCTGGAGAGAATACTACGAAACATATCTGCATATTTCCAATTTTATGTGAACATCTTAGCAGTGTGTAAAACCTACACTTACAAAAGGAGCTGGTAGTACTAGACCTTGTTCATGTGTTTGCGAGCATCAACAGATAGAAGATTGCAATGCTTGGTTGCCATGAAATCTCCAAGAACAGTTATTATTAAAACCTCCAACACTGGCATGCTTTCCTCCTCCAACAGTTCCCAGAACCTTCCATCCATTTCTGCTTGCGCTCTTGAGATGATCTATAAATTTTAATCACAAAATGAGCTTCAAATCCTCATTTTCTCCACCAACATTTCCCTGTTATTGAAATCCTTCTCCAGACTCAACTTGAACTCTAATCACATTTCATTAATTCAAGGTTCATAATATCTAAATTATAGCTATCACAGATTCACAGTAATGCTGAAATACTCAGATGATAAACACAATCATAATTCATACAACATAACAAACTTTTATTAGGTAAAGAAAATTTACCTTAAATCAAATTCCTATAATGAATTGGTTGATCTTGATTCCttgttttttcttaattgatCTTATGAATCCTCACTTCGAACCCTTACCGTCGATTTCATCTTCAATGACCATCATCTATactcaaaaccagaaaataattCACAATTCCTTCTTCTCTCTAATCATAGTTCAAAACATCGATTCACTTCTCAAACCACCAAATCCAGTCTTCGATATCTTCTCATCTATCACTAAATTGAACCTTAAATCAATTTCCAAACCCTAACGTCCTTTCTCTGATTTACCTTATCCTCTATCCTCCTATTATTCAATCTACCAATCCCTCCTTCGATTTTGCACAAACCCAATACTAACtgcagaaaccctaactttattTCTTACTGATTCATCGTTCTTCAATCAATAATAACCctaaccaaaaccaaattcacaACCTCAGTAACACCTTCCTGATCCATTTACTTATCcatattttttcttaattgagATGAACGATTTCTCAGTTCATGCTATTGAAAAGTAAAAAaagcgaagaaaaaaaaaaagaataagttGAGAAGAAAAAAATCGAAGAacggcgaagaagaagaagagaaatgagtTTCTCTTCGACCCTGTTTCTTCTGAAAGCTCGAGAGAGAGGAAGAGGAATGATGGAAGAGAGACAGGAAGAGGGATTATGAGGCGGAGAAAAAAGAGATGAGATGTGATAGTGTGgaatgggaataaaatctagggttttaagATTAAGATGCATCTCGAGAATATAATGAATGGTAAAGATATGAGTTTAGAGAATACACGGCGTAGATGAAAGGCTAAATAAcacgcatgtgaatggcacacgTACATACTCCAGGTGTTACGACCAatgtgtgaccaagcgtgtgactggGACGCCTATAAAAATTTCGTAGCGGCTTAACCTTGTTACGAATTTTTCTAAAGTTAGTAACGGCTTCCATCTTTTGCGAAGTTTCTGTAACGGCCATTTGTAACGGAATTTTGTAACGGCTGTAAAGCCGTTACGAATTGCTGTTACTAatccgggaatttggtgtagtgctggtaacctagcaacaagctgggtaccaacacctttttgaataacaacccCTAACCTATAGAAAAGATATTTACCTacaccactactagcatcattacaAACTAGACAATTCTTCAATATATTAAAAACATACAAAGTATCATAACCTAGTTCCCCCAACGTGGTAAAGGTTAGGACACCCAAACCATATCCATGCGAAATACATTGATCTAAATATTTGTTACGTTTACGCGAAACAACGTTAGCTTGGCCCAGGACAAATGCTCGAATACCTTCACCCGTAAAAGGTGAAACTCcggtaacatccatacaaacatcctgaccattttcccaattaagaacaaggaTATCAGCAGGGCATAGATCTCGATTATCATCAGAAAGAAACCCGAGGGCGGCTTCTTTACGTGCAGGAACACCTGCCTTATAACAGATTTCATTGATTACGTCACGAACCAGGTCATGTCGAAACTTGAGCCATACATCCTTGaaacaatgaagagtatgatcaccaaaaatatccatgGGACTATTACAGCTTGAGCATAGACCACCTTCGACAAACAAGGGGATACCAAGGCGATAGAAAACTacgactctaaactgtcttggTCCAAGACATTGATTCAGACCACTAATGGGATTGGCCAAAAGGTAATCTTGAGCATGCTTAACACGGTTACActgccacaaaatggaatctcttgcagatatAGAAAATTGgtttgggatttgcttcttaactgcgtcgaaataagtgactgccagggtgTGCATATAGGGGGGGAGGGAGTAACATCAACGCAATAGTTAGAAGGTAAACCACATACCTGGATGAAGTTCTGAAGGGCCGACTGATAAGCAGAACCTTTGTCTGAAGAAAATAAGTTACCAAGAATCACCTTTTGAACTGAAACCGTTTGGCTCTGAGAATCTATATAGCAATAGTTACGGGTGTCTGCCATAGTGTAAATGCCAAGGCTACCTCCTTAATGGGAAGAGTAGTGATTCGCTGTTGCAAAGACCCAAAATCTGACCCATCACCTGTGATCCGCAATCACaaatactgaaataaatgatCATCAAACAATTCAGTGGCGTGTGTGCaaatactgaaataaatgatCATCAAACCGTTGAGTGGCATGAAATGAAAAGTTATAATTTTGATTAGTTTTATCATTTGGTTAAGTTTCTTAAATTAATGAAAGGgtaatttagtatttttataGATGAGAGGGTAATTTTGACTTCTTGTATACCTTTGGACCCCTCTCCAACTAATGGGTCACTATGAATACTAGCGAAGCCTCTCTATTGGAAAGTGTATGAGGTTTATTAATaagggaataataataataaacaggGTGGAAAGAGACGGCGATGGTCGTGGAAGATGGAATCTAATACTAATCGAATCTTCCTTTAAATCTCTCACCTTGGTgttatttatttcttgtttacTTTTTTCTTTCTCACTCTCTCAATCTGAAATTGCTGTTTCATTgttcttcttctgttgctgcgATGGGTGAAGTTACTGATGCAGCCATGGATGCTGTTCAAAAGCGTCTCATGTTTGACGATGAGTTAgtctctctagctctctatttctcTCTGTTACAATTGTTGTTTTATCGATGTATAAATTGATTCACGGAGttgatttttattgctgaaaatGATTAAATAATCTTGTTTCATCTTGTGTTTTGGATTGGTTACTTAAGCAAAATAAGCATGAGGTGGTTCTTGATTATTTGCTTCTGGGATGGATTTGATTCGAGAATTGCCATCTAATCTAATCTTTGTTCTTTGATCGATAATTTCATTGTTCTTGATTTAATGATACTTTGTCGATTTTGTCTGGTATCTGTTTGTTATTATCGGTTTCTTTACCTTATTGATCGATTTGATTTCAGGTTTGCAGTCATTTTATAGGACTTGATCTCGACTTTCGACAGTGACGTTGCTTTTTGATCATGTTTTACTTGTGTCTTCATCTTGCATTCAGAGATTGTTGATTCATGGCCCAATAGCATGTGTGAACTCTGTGTTTCATGATTAGAAAATATGGCGTTGTCTATACACATGTGTAAATCAAGGAAATAAAATTATCGTGGAACTTTGCGTTAGGTGTTGGAAATTTTGATAAATCTTACATGTATAAACTTTGGGCAACAATTTAGATGTGTTAGGGCCAAATAGTTGATGTTGCACAGTGTTAGGTTGTTGTCGTGTCTTTGCTGGCTATACAATTAATGGTGTGTCAATCAATCTATTCTTTATCTGTCATTTGGTCTCCATTTATCAG is a genomic window of Papaver somniferum cultivar HN1 unplaced genomic scaffold, ASM357369v1 unplaced-scaffold_137, whole genome shotgun sequence containing:
- the LOC113334748 gene encoding protein PIN-LIKES 7-like; translation: MFRSILSSSGVCKSLENCYTSRHHFMLGGFYIWMHTYHLLHSSSDEYKALQASKETLAVQNEPNQDLDATQESHLLISADKQDQDQEAIHFQSTKSINDNEFTNNQPIVRHMSITGKIRNVTFLAKLKGFLHLIGEELITPPTIAAVQDYREVWSLSVTQTNAGSY